A single window of Sphingobacterium sp. ML3W DNA harbors:
- a CDS encoding helix-turn-helix domain-containing protein yields MNKAEILVFENPHDYHDAIGFAHRSHIPNFDIFAIEDMGCPTKICMPPYRQGFYQIGLLNFTGESKLNLNTDWLQFDKYPLWFMVPGQVISWVRDVNISGFYIMFKKEFLINSCPDFTTEFPFLKMSENSLMMLTKDEHEILNLDIERMHSVFKNPHPYQERMLEGILSSLLYFCKAIHERHKTIENHLSRAQIITNQFEALIDKMYVDRKNVSDYAEELNITPNYLTTTIKKLTGKSAKTMIQERLLIESKSLLKYSGLDIAEIAYRLNFQEPTHFTRFFKNMSGTTPNEFRRM; encoded by the coding sequence ATGAATAAGGCCGAAATTCTTGTTTTTGAAAACCCTCATGATTATCATGATGCAATTGGTTTTGCACATAGAAGCCACATCCCGAACTTTGATATTTTCGCTATAGAAGATATGGGGTGCCCTACTAAGATATGCATGCCTCCTTACCGTCAAGGATTTTATCAAATAGGATTACTTAACTTTACTGGAGAAAGCAAGCTCAATTTAAATACGGATTGGCTACAATTTGACAAGTACCCACTTTGGTTTATGGTCCCAGGTCAGGTAATTTCATGGGTAAGAGATGTTAATATTTCCGGGTTTTATATTATGTTTAAAAAGGAGTTTTTAATAAATTCTTGTCCTGATTTCACCACTGAGTTTCCATTTTTGAAGATGTCTGAAAATAGTTTGATGATGCTTACAAAAGATGAGCATGAAATACTTAATTTGGATATAGAGCGAATGCACTCTGTTTTCAAGAATCCACATCCTTATCAAGAAAGAATGCTTGAGGGGATACTAAGCTCGCTTCTTTATTTTTGCAAGGCAATTCATGAGAGACACAAAACTATAGAAAACCATTTATCTAGGGCACAGATTATCACAAATCAATTCGAAGCCTTAATCGATAAAATGTATGTCGATAGAAAAAACGTAAGCGACTATGCGGAGGAACTAAATATTACACCAAACTACCTGACCACAACCATTAAAAAACTCACCGGTAAAAGTGCTAAAACTATGATTCAAGAAAGACTTTTAATTGAAAGTAAGAGCCTTTTAAAATACTCGGGACTAGATATAGCAGAGATTGCATATAGGTTAAACTTTCAAGAGCCTACGCATTTTACTAGGTTTTTCAAAAATATGAGCGGAACCACTCCCAATGAATTTAGAAGAATGTAG
- a CDS encoding efflux RND transporter permease subunit, with product MKFSHIFIKRPILAAVLNILILIVGGLSYISLPTSQFPDVAPPTIEVVATYPGANAKILSETVGAPLEKEINGVENMIYMTSQSSADGRVILQVAFELGTDLDKAQVQIQNRVAIVESRLPESVRRLGITTKKVSPDVLMMISLYSPNQTYDDSYMGNYALLQLKDELARIRGIGDIVPFGTAEYAMRIWLDPDKIANLDITAPEVLAALRAQNVEIAGGTLNTLPSGNQTAFEINIQTQGKLVSTKEFEDVIVKSQDDGRIVRLKDVGRAELGSQNYATRGYLGKSPSISLTIFQQPGGNALETAAEIQAKMKDLSKSFPEDLKYDIAYNPTEFIQESIDQVYYTIFEAAVLVVLVILLFLQSWRAAIIPILAIPISLVGTFAVMQLIGFSLNTLTLFGLVLAIGIVVDDAIVVVENMERYLKKGFSPKEAAMKTMDEVGGALVAIGLVLIAVFIPTAFLEGISGQFYKQFGLTIAIATTISVFVSLTLSPALAALLLRRHEKKSTKKTFYLLKPFIFIGDKFNLFMENLSDRYGKGVQKLIRSSVIVLVIYFILILLTGVEFNRVPKGFIPGMDQQYFITVIQLPPGSSLSRTDEVLKDVIDSSLEVDGIENAISFTGFDAASMTNSSHSAVVYQTLDDFKVRKDKGIKYEDLLATIREKMSQIDNALVLVVPPPSVSGIGNAGGFKMMVQDRENLGTEKLLEATNELATAANQDPVLSNVFTFFNNETPQLHLDIDRVKAEKLGVDVQDVFQSLEILLGSAFVNEFNYLGRTYQVTAQADAPQRLEPEDISKINIRNNAGRMVPLGTITKQENTAGASRIPRFNMYPSASLNGDFSPGYSSGQALKRMEELAEEILPQGISYEWTEIAYQEKKAGNTAGIAFLLAVVFVFLLLAAQFESLILPLVVILIVPMVLLFAIVGVDLAGLDNNIMVQIGLVVLVGLASKNAILIVEFAKQLEEQGTDLKTAIIEASKLRLRPILMTSLAFILGVVPLAFATGAGAELRISLGIAVFSGMLGVTIFGIFLTPVFYYLGRKWTTKLK from the coding sequence ATGAAATTTAGTCATATTTTTATCAAAAGACCAATTTTGGCAGCTGTATTGAATATTCTCATACTTATAGTTGGAGGATTATCATATATATCCCTGCCAACCTCTCAATTCCCGGATGTAGCACCACCAACTATAGAAGTGGTAGCAACATACCCCGGAGCAAATGCAAAGATTCTTTCCGAAACGGTCGGAGCACCACTTGAAAAAGAGATAAATGGAGTAGAAAACATGATTTATATGACTTCACAATCATCTGCAGACGGTCGTGTAATTCTACAGGTAGCCTTCGAACTTGGCACCGATCTAGACAAAGCTCAAGTACAGATACAAAACCGTGTTGCAATTGTAGAGTCAAGGTTACCGGAATCTGTGAGAAGGTTGGGTATTACCACCAAAAAAGTGTCCCCAGATGTACTTATGATGATAAGTCTATATTCACCAAATCAAACTTATGATGATTCTTATATGGGTAATTATGCCCTCTTACAGTTAAAAGATGAGCTTGCACGTATTAGAGGAATTGGAGATATAGTACCCTTTGGCACAGCAGAATACGCCATGCGAATTTGGCTAGATCCTGACAAGATAGCCAACTTAGATATTACTGCTCCAGAAGTGCTAGCCGCTTTAAGGGCTCAGAATGTTGAGATAGCTGGAGGTACCCTCAATACATTACCATCTGGGAACCAGACTGCGTTTGAAATAAATATTCAAACTCAAGGGAAACTGGTTTCTACTAAAGAATTCGAGGACGTAATTGTTAAATCCCAAGACGATGGGCGTATTGTCAGATTAAAGGATGTGGGAAGGGCAGAATTAGGTTCTCAGAATTATGCGACTCGTGGATATTTAGGGAAGAGTCCATCTATTTCACTGACAATCTTTCAACAACCAGGTGGGAATGCTTTGGAGACTGCTGCAGAGATACAAGCTAAAATGAAAGACCTTTCTAAAAGCTTTCCTGAAGATCTCAAATACGATATTGCCTATAACCCGACTGAATTCATTCAAGAATCCATAGACCAGGTTTACTATACTATTTTTGAAGCAGCTGTATTAGTAGTTCTAGTAATTTTATTATTCCTACAATCATGGCGAGCAGCAATAATACCAATCTTGGCTATCCCTATTTCTTTAGTAGGAACATTTGCAGTAATGCAACTAATTGGTTTTTCGTTAAATACTCTTACCTTATTTGGTTTAGTACTTGCCATTGGTATTGTTGTAGATGATGCCATTGTAGTAGTAGAAAATATGGAGCGGTACTTAAAAAAGGGATTCTCTCCCAAAGAAGCTGCTATGAAAACTATGGATGAAGTGGGTGGCGCATTGGTTGCAATTGGCTTAGTTCTTATAGCCGTATTTATTCCTACAGCTTTTCTAGAAGGTATATCGGGTCAGTTCTATAAACAATTTGGGTTAACCATTGCGATAGCGACTACAATTTCAGTTTTCGTTTCTTTGACCTTAAGTCCAGCCTTAGCAGCGTTACTATTACGCCGACATGAAAAGAAAAGCACAAAAAAAACCTTTTACCTGTTAAAGCCATTCATCTTTATAGGAGACAAATTCAACCTGTTTATGGAAAACCTTTCCGATAGATATGGTAAAGGAGTTCAAAAGTTGATTAGGAGTTCAGTAATAGTTTTAGTGATTTACTTTATCCTAATCCTTCTTACGGGGGTGGAATTCAATAGAGTTCCTAAAGGGTTCATCCCAGGAATGGATCAGCAATATTTTATCACTGTTATTCAATTACCTCCTGGATCTTCCTTATCCCGGACGGACGAGGTATTAAAAGATGTGATAGATTCTTCACTAGAAGTTGATGGGATAGAAAATGCTATTTCATTTACAGGATTTGATGCTGCATCCATGACAAACTCATCGCATTCTGCGGTTGTATATCAAACTCTTGATGACTTTAAGGTGAGGAAAGATAAAGGAATTAAATATGAAGACCTATTGGCAACAATACGTGAGAAAATGTCCCAAATTGATAATGCATTGGTATTGGTTGTCCCCCCACCTTCGGTAAGCGGAATAGGAAATGCAGGAGGATTTAAAATGATGGTTCAAGATAGGGAAAATTTAGGTACAGAAAAATTACTAGAAGCAACAAACGAACTTGCAACGGCAGCAAATCAAGATCCTGTACTGAGCAATGTGTTTACTTTTTTTAATAATGAGACCCCTCAACTACATCTGGATATTGATCGGGTAAAAGCGGAAAAACTAGGTGTAGATGTTCAAGATGTTTTTCAATCATTAGAAATCTTATTGGGTTCTGCCTTCGTGAATGAATTTAATTATTTAGGCAGGACATATCAGGTAACAGCACAAGCAGATGCGCCACAACGTTTAGAACCTGAGGATATATCAAAAATCAACATTCGTAATAACGCGGGACGGATGGTTCCTTTAGGAACAATTACTAAGCAAGAGAATACAGCTGGTGCTTCAAGAATACCTAGGTTTAACATGTATCCTTCCGCCTCTTTAAATGGTGACTTTTCGCCCGGTTATAGTTCTGGACAAGCCTTAAAAAGAATGGAGGAATTAGCGGAAGAAATTCTGCCACAGGGCATTTCATATGAATGGACAGAGATTGCGTATCAAGAGAAAAAGGCGGGTAATACTGCAGGAATAGCTTTTCTTTTAGCAGTAGTATTTGTTTTCTTATTACTTGCTGCCCAATTTGAGAGTTTAATTCTTCCACTTGTAGTAATATTAATTGTGCCCATGGTGCTTTTATTTGCAATAGTGGGCGTAGACCTAGCTGGATTAGACAATAATATTATGGTCCAAATTGGACTAGTTGTATTGGTTGGTTTAGCAAGTAAAAATGCTATACTAATCGTTGAATTTGCCAAACAACTTGAAGAACAAGGAACTGATCTAAAAACTGCCATTATTGAAGCTTCCAAATTAAGGCTTCGCCCAATCCTAATGACCTCCTTAGCATTTATTTTGGGGGTAGTTCCACTTGCATTTGCTACAGGTGCAGGAGCTGAACTTCGTATTTCACTAGGTATAGCAGTATTTAGTGGTATGTTGGGAGTTACCATATTCGGGATTTTCTTAACCCCTGTGTTTTATTATCTGGGAAGAAAATGGACGACCAAATTAAAATAA
- a CDS encoding efflux transporter outer membrane subunit yields MKNSIIISISVLFLVSCGVTKRDYKVQNNIVIAESFINDELTNEVFLKNKITKNWWSEFNDHALDTLIKKARNHNLDIKSSVANLQAARAFLKESKLDRLPTITATADYTRTRLGENIFVPGSNPAYSTYNTGFDVFWEADVFGRVSHKIMGANSNSKLAMADMQDIYISIFAEVANNYMEFRGMQHLLDIAERNLKGQKKTYDLTVKLSEAGTSNNLDVVRALAQLEITRASIPPFEARIEALKNSLSVLIGEVPGNLDSSITNKQPLPSLPTSVSLGDIEEMLRRRPAVRRAEATLQGRIAKYNVSVAELYPKIEFGGSIGFSAIDFANFGNKESFTWSLLPRISWAAFNLGRVKQQIKRDDALTLAALYQYEKVVLGSLEEIKTSLSNYTQGLKRRDILHKSSQASAEAVNFARQRYNAGLDSFIDYLTADNALLISENSLALSEIQLATSLIAIYKALGGGWEIVSEKEIIN; encoded by the coding sequence ATGAAGAATTCAATTATCATATCAATTAGCGTGTTATTCCTAGTATCTTGTGGAGTGACAAAGCGAGATTATAAGGTGCAGAACAACATAGTTATAGCAGAGAGTTTTATTAATGATGAATTAACAAATGAAGTCTTTTTAAAAAATAAAATAACAAAAAATTGGTGGTCAGAATTTAATGATCATGCTCTAGACACTCTTATCAAGAAAGCAAGAAATCATAATCTAGATATAAAATCATCAGTTGCCAACTTACAAGCAGCTCGCGCATTCTTGAAGGAGAGCAAATTGGATAGGCTTCCAACAATAACAGCAACTGCTGATTATACAAGGACACGCCTAGGGGAAAATATTTTTGTCCCAGGAAGTAACCCTGCATATAGCACATATAATACAGGTTTTGATGTCTTTTGGGAAGCTGATGTTTTTGGAAGGGTATCTCATAAAATAATGGGGGCAAATTCAAACAGTAAACTAGCAATGGCGGATATGCAAGATATATACATCAGTATTTTTGCAGAAGTGGCCAATAACTATATGGAATTTCGCGGTATGCAACATCTACTGGACATTGCAGAGCGCAATTTAAAGGGGCAAAAAAAAACATATGACCTTACTGTAAAACTATCGGAAGCAGGAACAAGTAATAACCTTGACGTGGTTAGGGCATTGGCCCAATTAGAAATAACTCGGGCCAGTATACCTCCTTTTGAAGCAAGGATTGAGGCTTTGAAGAACAGCCTCAGTGTATTGATAGGTGAAGTTCCTGGTAATTTAGATTCTAGTATAACAAATAAGCAGCCATTGCCTAGCTTGCCAACTTCAGTATCATTGGGGGACATTGAAGAAATGTTGCGTCGTAGGCCTGCTGTTCGCCGTGCTGAGGCCACTTTACAAGGTAGGATTGCCAAATATAATGTTTCAGTAGCTGAGTTATATCCAAAAATAGAATTCGGAGGTTCAATAGGCTTCTCGGCTATTGACTTTGCGAATTTCGGAAATAAAGAATCTTTTACTTGGAGCCTTTTACCCCGTATAAGTTGGGCGGCCTTTAACTTAGGCCGTGTAAAGCAGCAAATAAAAAGGGACGATGCACTCACACTGGCCGCCCTTTACCAATATGAAAAAGTAGTTCTTGGCAGCTTAGAAGAAATCAAAACATCTTTAAGCAATTATACCCAAGGGCTAAAAAGAAGGGATATTTTGCATAAATCCTCGCAAGCTAGTGCGGAGGCTGTAAACTTCGCAAGACAACGCTATAATGCCGGCCTTGATAGCTTTATAGATTATTTAACCGCCGATAATGCTTTGCTTATATCTGAAAATTCACTTGCTTTGAGTGAAATACAGTTAGCGACCTCCTTAATTGCAATATACAAGGCTCTAGGTGGTGGATGGGAGATTGTTTCTGAGAAAGAAATAATAAATTAG
- a CDS encoding SDR family oxidoreductase translates to MKTTGNTILITGGGTGMGLEAAKQLDAMGNTVILVARNGDRLKEEAAKLKNASIIVCDLSIENDLDRLVNTVKEKHPNLNMVFLNAGIATNYKLFSRNDSYKVSIAEMVTNYHSVVRLTQALVPILADRENAAIIITTSGVAFVPDLQHPTYSATKAALHSYTLSLRLALEQQKSNVKIFELMAPLVDTPFAKGIVSDQKMQADRVIEEMMAKLEVNEYEMHVGLTKDIFEKVKVSTQEALHFVNGITG, encoded by the coding sequence ATGAAAACTACAGGAAATACAATTCTAATTACTGGGGGAGGAACCGGCATGGGGCTCGAAGCCGCAAAACAATTAGATGCTATGGGCAACACTGTAATTTTGGTTGCACGAAATGGGGATCGATTGAAAGAGGAAGCAGCTAAATTGAAAAATGCTTCTATCATAGTATGTGATCTATCCATCGAGAACGACCTGGATAGACTGGTCAATACAGTTAAGGAAAAGCACCCTAATTTAAATATGGTGTTCTTGAATGCTGGCATCGCAACCAATTACAAATTATTTAGTCGTAATGATTCTTACAAGGTTAGTATTGCTGAAATGGTCACGAATTACCATTCAGTAGTAAGGCTCACCCAAGCTTTGGTGCCTATACTGGCCGATAGGGAAAATGCGGCCATTATAATTACCACTTCTGGAGTGGCTTTTGTTCCCGATTTGCAGCACCCCACCTACAGTGCTACCAAGGCCGCTTTGCATTCTTATACCCTCTCTCTGAGATTGGCTTTGGAACAACAAAAATCAAATGTCAAGATATTCGAGTTAATGGCTCCATTGGTGGACACCCCTTTTGCAAAGGGTATAGTTTCAGACCAAAAAATGCAGGCAGACAGAGTTATTGAAGAAATGATGGCGAAGCTTGAAGTCAACGAATATGAAATGCATGTTGGTTTGACGAAAGACATCTTTGAAAAGGTCAAAGTGTCCACTCAAGAGGCCTTACATTTTGTTAATGGGATTACTGGATAA
- a CDS encoding putative quinol monooxygenase — protein sequence MITLLVNLKAKNHEDADYLRDILKDLAISTPKEKGCIEYSIYQESDNALSFQILESWNSQEDMEGHEKVLNDSGLLKKASALLVGGLNQKKIEKI from the coding sequence ATGATAACATTATTAGTCAATCTAAAAGCTAAAAATCACGAGGATGCAGATTATCTAAGGGACATTTTAAAAGATCTAGCTATTTCAACACCTAAGGAAAAAGGTTGTATCGAGTATAGTATTTACCAAGAATCTGATAACGCACTATCCTTTCAGATACTGGAATCCTGGAATAGCCAAGAAGACATGGAGGGACATGAAAAGGTTTTGAATGATTCTGGACTTTTGAAAAAAGCCTCTGCACTTTTGGTTGGTGGGCTAAACCAAAAGAAAATAGAAAAAATATAA
- a CDS encoding SDR family oxidoreductase encodes MKTILITGTSSGIGKATAKKFLNAGWNVIATMRSPEKEEELKNSNAMLVMKLEVTDMNSIQKAIDAGIEKFGKIDALMNNAGFGTFGAFETATQKQVEELFNVNVYGYLNVTRAILPHFRENGKGTLLNVSSQGGRITFPTCSLYHATKFAIEGFTESLSYELISENIEVKIIEPGATDTSFVGSANMGENDSIINYQKFDKIALETYGKLNEKSQSTSDEIAEVILEAANDKSGQLRYIIGEDTKRLLNARNTMTDQEYVDYMRGTYIPEFWDKKINTSI; translated from the coding sequence ATGAAAACAATATTGATAACAGGAACGTCAAGCGGGATTGGAAAAGCAACGGCAAAGAAATTTTTAAACGCAGGCTGGAACGTAATTGCGACCATGCGATCTCCTGAAAAAGAAGAGGAACTTAAAAACTCCAATGCTATGTTAGTAATGAAGTTGGAAGTTACCGATATGAATAGCATCCAAAAAGCCATCGATGCCGGAATAGAGAAATTTGGAAAAATAGATGCCTTGATGAACAATGCAGGGTTTGGTACATTCGGTGCTTTCGAGACAGCAACACAGAAACAGGTTGAAGAATTGTTCAACGTCAATGTGTATGGATACCTGAACGTGACCAGAGCAATTTTGCCGCATTTTCGTGAAAACGGAAAAGGCACCTTACTCAATGTAAGCTCTCAAGGAGGTAGGATAACCTTTCCAACCTGTTCGCTATATCACGCTACAAAATTTGCAATAGAAGGTTTTACGGAGTCCCTATCCTATGAATTGATATCAGAGAATATCGAGGTCAAAATAATAGAGCCAGGAGCAACAGACACCAGCTTTGTAGGCTCTGCCAATATGGGGGAAAATGATTCCATTATCAACTATCAAAAGTTCGATAAGATCGCCCTTGAAACCTATGGTAAGCTTAATGAAAAATCCCAATCTACCTCTGATGAAATTGCTGAGGTCATCTTAGAAGCAGCCAATGACAAAAGTGGCCAATTGCGATATATAATTGGGGAAGACACCAAGCGCTTGTTGAACGCACGCAATACAATGACAGATCAAGAGTATGTGGACTATATGCGCGGAACTTATATTCCGGAGTTTTGGGATAAGAAAATCAATACTTCCATATAA
- a CDS encoding SDR family NAD(P)-dependent oxidoreductase: protein MKNKKIALVTEAGNDLGKQFAHILLENGYEVIVAACSDSLENLSQDKDALLSYDLVEIDFTSEQHLYILKEKINNTYGKLDLLINNAEIVNGFGHKIDQLDVDDVRKVFEINFFSIIKTIQVLKPLLLKCASPRIINITSSLGDIDKMKDENFCYYDYCLTAYSTSKAALNLFTQLQTKEFESSKISMSSFDPILMENCTHNSATISDAIKNEFISLLTTE from the coding sequence ATGAAAAATAAAAAGATTGCATTAGTCACTGAAGCTGGAAACGATTTGGGAAAACAATTCGCTCATATTCTTTTGGAGAACGGATACGAAGTAATTGTTGCAGCTTGCTCAGATAGTTTAGAAAATTTGTCCCAAGACAAAGATGCTTTACTTTCCTATGATCTGGTGGAAATAGATTTCACTTCTGAGCAACACTTATATATTCTAAAAGAAAAAATAAATAACACTTATGGTAAATTAGATCTTCTTATTAATAATGCGGAGATAGTGAACGGATTTGGGCATAAGATAGACCAATTGGATGTTGATGATGTGAGAAAAGTTTTTGAAATAAACTTTTTCTCCATTATTAAAACCATCCAGGTTTTAAAACCTTTATTACTAAAATGCGCATCCCCTAGAATTATTAACATAACAAGTTCTTTGGGGGATATCGACAAGATGAAGGATGAGAATTTTTGCTACTATGATTATTGTCTCACAGCGTATTCTACCTCAAAAGCCGCTTTGAATTTGTTCACACAGCTGCAGACCAAGGAGTTTGAATCTTCGAAAATAAGTATGTCCAGTTTTGATCCCATATTAATGGAGAATTGCACCCACAATTCCGCAACTATTTCTGACGCCATAAAAAATGAATTTATCTCATTGTTGACTACAGAATAA
- a CDS encoding helix-turn-helix domain-containing protein produces MEKTETFKSFYEDKFGERLDILSNDNADFLMIPHDGCIDGKPILYRRRNFYKISFLDGRFVVHYGDKSMETKGTGLVFFDPKTPYTIESLEDSTMGGHLIFKEYYLDTYFRNHINKLPIFSRDHKPIFSLEQVEIEKIITLFDKIKREHNSDYEFKNDLIRNYISELFHFAVKKKPLIKTHTPTDTKTRLAKVFIELLDRQFPIENPGDPFVFRSPRKFAETLGVHVNSLNRAVRGYTGKTTSDYISDRLMEEAIILLKHTDWNIADISYGLGFEDPSHFNHFFKDRTQQIPSNLRI; encoded by the coding sequence TTGGAAAAAACAGAAACATTCAAATCATTTTATGAAGATAAGTTTGGGGAGCGTTTAGATATACTCTCCAACGACAATGCAGATTTCTTAATGATTCCTCATGACGGGTGTATTGATGGGAAGCCCATTCTATACCGACGACGTAATTTTTATAAAATTTCCTTTTTAGACGGTCGTTTTGTAGTGCATTATGGTGATAAAAGTATGGAAACAAAAGGAACAGGACTTGTTTTTTTCGATCCTAAGACTCCTTATACCATAGAATCTTTGGAGGATAGTACAATGGGAGGACACTTAATCTTTAAGGAGTACTATCTAGACACCTACTTTAGGAATCACATAAATAAATTACCAATATTTTCAAGGGACCATAAACCCATTTTTAGTCTTGAGCAAGTGGAAATAGAAAAAATTATTACACTTTTTGATAAGATAAAGAGAGAACACAACTCGGATTATGAGTTCAAAAATGATTTGATTAGAAATTATATATCCGAGCTATTCCACTTTGCGGTAAAAAAGAAACCTTTAATTAAGACGCATACCCCAACAGATACAAAGACACGTCTGGCCAAAGTCTTTATCGAACTCTTGGATCGACAGTTCCCAATTGAAAATCCGGGTGATCCTTTTGTATTCCGGTCTCCCAGAAAATTTGCAGAAACCTTGGGCGTGCATGTAAACTCCTTGAATAGAGCAGTTCGCGGTTATACAGGAAAAACAACAAGTGACTACATATCAGACAGACTGATGGAGGAAGCGATAATACTACTAAAACATACTGATTGGAACATCGCAGATATTAGCTATGGATTAGGGTTTGAGGACCCTTCGCATTTTAACCACTTTTTTAAGGATAGGACGCAGCAGATTCCATCAAACTTGAGAATTTGA
- a CDS encoding RteC domain-containing protein: MKYSLQNIILEIHNKEEKILSQSKRLIDEAYEMTLYLQDLLFSVKKLIIEEGFKDDVEEMHFFRTIKPQILGKLIYYNKIYRIETSCPVSNGKMYYSYFSTQLANLKRDYSEQVFNSDFYRYYRSGRTDRDEIYFKRGNINYHDGLNSIVFEIDSSFSTFYDYKVARIISNELLYTYLLTKINPDENPDVILQNSESTKDIFWTDSKNALIELVYALYASGAISHGKIGIRKISLIFQILFRIPLGDLHHAFHRMKTRTGSRTAFLDQLKISLEEYMDKDL, encoded by the coding sequence ATGAAATACTCTTTACAAAACATCATTTTAGAGATTCACAACAAGGAGGAAAAGATTCTATCTCAGAGCAAGAGATTGATTGATGAGGCTTATGAAATGACTCTGTACCTCCAGGATTTGCTGTTTTCGGTCAAAAAACTCATAATCGAAGAAGGATTTAAGGACGATGTTGAAGAGATGCACTTCTTCCGTACCATAAAGCCCCAAATACTTGGCAAGTTGATTTATTACAACAAGATCTACCGGATTGAAACATCCTGTCCAGTCAGTAACGGTAAGATGTATTACAGTTATTTCTCAACCCAATTGGCAAATCTGAAACGAGATTATAGTGAACAAGTATTTAATTCAGATTTTTACCGTTATTATCGTTCTGGGCGTACTGATCGAGATGAAATCTATTTTAAGAGAGGGAATATCAATTATCATGATGGATTGAACAGCATTGTTTTTGAAATTGATTCTAGCTTCTCAACTTTCTATGACTACAAGGTGGCACGTATTATTTCTAATGAACTACTCTATACTTATCTACTGACAAAAATAAATCCCGATGAAAACCCCGATGTGATTTTACAAAATTCTGAATCTACAAAAGATATCTTTTGGACAGATAGTAAAAACGCACTTATCGAATTGGTGTATGCTCTTTATGCTTCGGGAGCTATTTCTCATGGTAAAATCGGTATCCGAAAAATCAGCCTGATATTTCAGATACTCTTCCGTATTCCTCTTGGAGATTTACATCACGCTTTCCACCGCATGAAAACCCGTACAGGCTCTAGAACTGCTTTTCTAGATCAACTCAAAATATCTCTAGAAGAATATATGGATAAAGATCTTTAA
- a CDS encoding NAD(P)-binding domain-containing protein, with translation MKTTFKNNKRISVLGLGQMGRRIAQLYVEAEYQVTAWNRTPGKVDGLGNIRLAETAAQAILASPLIILIISNNKSVLEILADLPDIQIFKNKTLINFTTGSPGEAESIEKIISDVHGAYIHGAIQASPDQLGLKSATILSSGNKEAFEKYVNDLAIIGGNIRQLSEQAAASSAMDTATSTWIYGSFLGLIYGAELSRHYGLSLKDYGTIIGEIAPEFIDYFKYEVELIERGDFRATQSTLSNHLAATQRLADSFKAINVEQTFPTLINNLLKKAEQNGLGDEELAALSKIIVKHS, from the coding sequence ATGAAAACAACATTTAAAAATAATAAAAGGATTTCAGTGCTTGGTCTAGGACAAATGGGAAGAAGAATTGCGCAATTATATGTAGAAGCAGAATATCAAGTAACCGCTTGGAATCGGACTCCAGGGAAAGTAGATGGACTTGGCAACATTCGTCTTGCTGAAACAGCAGCCCAAGCAATCTTGGCCAGCCCATTGATTATATTGATTATATCGAATAATAAAAGTGTGTTGGAGATATTAGCAGACCTGCCAGATATTCAAATTTTCAAGAATAAAACATTGATTAATTTCACTACTGGTAGCCCAGGAGAAGCGGAATCTATCGAAAAAATCATCTCGGATGTCCATGGAGCTTATATTCATGGAGCCATACAGGCATCGCCCGATCAATTAGGATTGAAAAGCGCAACCATTCTCAGTTCTGGAAACAAAGAGGCATTTGAAAAGTATGTTAATGATCTGGCCATTATTGGTGGTAATATCCGTCAACTTAGTGAGCAAGCAGCTGCTTCTTCAGCAATGGACACGGCAACATCAACTTGGATCTATGGCTCTTTTTTAGGTCTGATTTATGGTGCGGAATTAAGTAGGCATTATGGTCTATCCCTCAAAGATTACGGAACCATCATAGGCGAAATAGCACCAGAATTCATCGACTATTTCAAATATGAAGTTGAGTTAATCGAAAGGGGCGATTTTCGAGCCACGCAAAGTACATTATCAAATCACCTTGCAGCCACTCAGCGCTTAGCCGACAGCTTTAAAGCAATCAATGTAGAACAGACCTTTCCAACTCTAATTAATAATCTACTTAAAAAAGCCGAGCAGAATGGATTGGGTGATGAGGAATTAGCGGCTCTCTCAAAGATTATTGTCAAACATTCTTAA